In Bacillus methanolicus, the following proteins share a genomic window:
- the yabQ gene encoding spore cortex biosynthesis protein YabQ translates to MTLSTQFITMLAMIGMGSYFGAALDTYNRFLQRSRRKKWIVFINDLLFWLLQALIIFYVLFLVNKGEIRFFIFIALLCGFAAYQSLIKQLYLRLLELAIFIFVSTYKFIVKTIQMLIIRPLQSLFLLVISMVAMIGRGLFALAKFVFMILTFIVRTLLSPIRGLLFFFWKLMPKNIKKFVEKLYNKVAGFIHRLKKYVVSFKNRWKNRKE, encoded by the coding sequence ATGACGCTGTCGACACAGTTCATTACGATGCTGGCCATGATTGGCATGGGCAGCTATTTCGGGGCCGCTTTAGATACGTATAACCGGTTTTTACAGCGTTCTCGCCGCAAGAAATGGATTGTTTTTATTAATGATTTATTGTTTTGGCTGTTGCAGGCACTTATCATCTTTTACGTTTTGTTTCTTGTTAATAAAGGAGAAATAAGGTTTTTTATTTTTATTGCTCTTTTGTGCGGATTTGCTGCGTACCAAAGTTTGATCAAACAATTGTATTTGCGTCTTTTGGAATTGGCTATTTTTATCTTTGTATCGACTTATAAGTTTATTGTAAAGACTATTCAAATGCTTATCATAAGGCCTCTTCAATCGTTATTTTTACTCGTCATTTCAATGGTAGCTATGATTGGAAGAGGTCTTTTTGCCCTTGCAAAATTTGTTTTCATGATTCTAACATTTATAGTAAGGACCCTTTTGAGTCCTATCCGGGGCTTGCTTTTCTTTTTTTGGAAGCTCATGCCGAAAAACATTAAAAAATTCGTCGAGAAGTTATATAATAAAGTGGCAGGATTTATTCACCGTTTAAAGAAATATGTTGTAAGCTTTAAAAATAGATGGAAAAATCGTAAAGAGTAG
- a CDS encoding FtsB family cell division protein → MSAIGKRNIAKIETTYSRKLEMAEISAGRRRKLLIRRLTVFFIFAAAVSFAMISTLISQASILEEKQKEKRALEEELSGLKKRQVVLEEEIVKLNDDEYIAKLARRDYFLSENNEIIFNLPKEKKEKSSAK, encoded by the coding sequence GTGAGTGCAATAGGAAAACGCAACATTGCCAAAATTGAAACAACGTATTCCCGGAAGCTGGAAATGGCTGAAATCTCGGCAGGCCGAAGACGAAAACTGCTGATTAGGCGTCTCACCGTCTTTTTTATCTTTGCAGCAGCTGTGTCTTTCGCGATGATCTCAACTCTTATATCCCAAGCCTCCATCCTTGAAGAAAAACAAAAAGAAAAAAGGGCTCTTGAAGAGGAATTATCCGGCCTTAAAAAAAGGCAGGTTGTACTGGAAGAGGAAATTGTTAAATTAAACGATGACGAGTACATTGCAAAACTTGCCAGGAGAGATTATTTCCTATCTGAGAATAATGAAATTATCTTTAACCTGCCAAAAGAGAAAAAAGAAAAATCATCCGCAAAGTAG
- a CDS encoding S1 domain-containing RNA-binding protein — protein sequence MSIEVGSKLQGKVTGITNFGAFVELPEGSTGLVHISEVADNYVKDINDHLKVGDEVEVKVINVEKDGKIGLSIKKAKERSEQTKPQQSYPPRSRQGGPRQGRTNDNRNNSRAESFEAKMARFLKDSEDRLSSLKRHTESKRGGRGARRG from the coding sequence ATGTCAATCGAAGTAGGCAGCAAGTTGCAAGGTAAGGTAACAGGCATCACTAATTTCGGAGCGTTTGTGGAGCTGCCGGAAGGCTCAACAGGTCTTGTTCATATCAGTGAGGTCGCAGATAATTATGTAAAGGATATTAATGACCACTTAAAGGTTGGAGACGAAGTTGAAGTAAAGGTTATTAATGTTGAAAAAGATGGAAAGATTGGTTTATCCATTAAAAAAGCAAAAGAAAGAAGCGAACAGACTAAACCACAACAATCTTATCCGCCTCGCTCACGTCAAGGCGGCCCGCGTCAAGGGAGAACAAACGATAACCGAAATAATAGCCGAGCCGAATCCTTCGAAGCAAAAATGGCTCGTTTCTTAAAAGACAGTGAAGATCGTTTATCGTCTTTAAAGCGCCACACCGAATCAAAACGCGGCGGAAGAGGAGCCAGACGTGGTTAA
- the spoIIE gene encoding stage II sporulation protein E, producing MQKVERNLIDSIGEVNFERPKLELAKALKKLQAKLETFFIKKGYLLLLIGFLLGRALILAKLTPFSLPFFAAVYFLRRDRAPLALIGLVGGAATISLKVAVVTFVVVFLFLFSFRISKKWLKNEIKALPFYVFSILLIGKTAESYIFSGQVTLYDGMMSGIDASLGFILTLIFLQSIPLLTITKRRQTLKTEEIVCLIIMLASVMTGTIGWSVYDLSIEHIMSRYLVLLFSFVAGATVGSTVGVVTGLIFSLANVSSFYHMSLLAFAGLLGGLLKEGKKIGVAIGLFIATLLIGMYGEGGGPLTKTLLESASAVLLLFLTPTALTSKLAAYIPGTPEYAAEQQQYMRKMRDVTAQRVAQFSNVFQALSKSFSSLDQKEAFGETDGRELDYFLSNVTEKTCQTCFKKEHCWTRNFNTTYEYMKEIMHEIDEESGTISQKLSREWEKHCTRSKRVLEVIQQELTFYQANQKLKKQVQESRKLVADQLLGVSEVMEDFAKEIQREREIHYKQEEQILEALQSFGIHIEHVEIYSLDQGNVDIDMTIPYCRGHGECEKLIAPMLSDILGETIIVEAEECSTFPNGFCHVTFRSAKAYTVETGVAHAAKDGGLVSGDSYSTIELGYGKYAIAISDGMGNGERAHYESKETLQLLQKILQSGIEEKVAIKSVNSVLSLRTTDEIFSTLDLAMIDLQNASAKFLKIGSTPSFIKRGSKIVKIYSSNLPIGILQDFEVDVVSEQLKAGDLLVMMSDGVFEGPKHVENYDLWMKRKLQELQTDDPQQIADLILEEVIRSRAGNIEDDMTVVVAKIKHNNPKWATIPVQGYKKRA from the coding sequence GTGCAAAAGGTAGAACGGAATTTAATTGATTCGATAGGTGAAGTGAATTTTGAACGGCCGAAATTGGAGCTGGCAAAGGCCCTGAAAAAATTACAAGCGAAACTGGAAACTTTTTTTATAAAGAAAGGCTACCTTTTATTATTGATCGGTTTTTTGCTAGGAAGAGCTTTAATTTTGGCGAAGTTAACTCCATTTAGCCTTCCGTTTTTTGCAGCAGTGTATTTTCTAAGAAGAGATAGAGCACCGCTCGCTTTGATTGGATTAGTTGGAGGAGCTGCTACGATATCATTAAAAGTTGCAGTTGTAACATTTGTGGTTGTCTTTCTGTTTCTTTTTTCTTTCCGCATTTCAAAGAAATGGCTGAAAAATGAAATAAAAGCTCTCCCATTTTACGTTTTTTCAATCTTGTTGATTGGAAAAACCGCAGAAAGCTACATTTTTTCCGGACAAGTTACTCTGTATGACGGGATGATGTCGGGTATAGACGCAAGCCTTGGTTTTATCCTTACCTTAATTTTCTTGCAAAGCATTCCATTATTAACGATAACTAAACGCCGGCAAACTTTAAAAACGGAAGAAATTGTTTGTCTAATAATAATGCTCGCTTCTGTTATGACAGGAACCATAGGCTGGTCTGTTTATGATTTATCGATTGAACATATTATGTCGCGGTACCTTGTTTTATTATTTTCATTTGTAGCAGGTGCAACCGTTGGATCGACGGTTGGGGTAGTCACTGGTTTGATTTTCAGTCTTGCTAATGTTTCGAGCTTCTACCATATGAGTCTGCTTGCGTTTGCCGGGCTCTTGGGAGGCCTTCTGAAAGAAGGGAAAAAGATTGGTGTCGCAATCGGTCTTTTCATTGCCACTTTACTAATTGGCATGTATGGCGAAGGCGGCGGACCACTGACAAAAACGTTGCTTGAATCAGCATCCGCAGTATTGTTGCTCTTTCTTACACCAACTGCTTTAACTTCCAAGCTGGCAGCATATATTCCCGGAACACCGGAATACGCAGCGGAACAGCAGCAATATATGAGAAAAATGCGTGATGTAACCGCTCAAAGAGTGGCCCAGTTTTCTAATGTTTTTCAAGCATTATCTAAAAGCTTTTCTTCTTTAGACCAAAAGGAGGCATTTGGAGAAACAGACGGCCGTGAACTGGATTATTTTTTAAGTAATGTTACCGAAAAAACGTGCCAGACATGTTTTAAGAAAGAACATTGCTGGACAAGAAACTTTAATACAACTTATGAATATATGAAAGAAATTATGCATGAGATTGACGAAGAATCGGGAACCATTTCTCAAAAGTTGTCTCGGGAATGGGAGAAGCATTGTACCCGTTCAAAAAGAGTATTGGAAGTTATACAACAAGAATTAACCTTTTATCAGGCTAATCAGAAGCTGAAAAAACAAGTTCAAGAGAGCCGTAAATTAGTAGCGGATCAGTTGCTTGGTGTTTCGGAAGTAATGGAGGATTTTGCGAAGGAAATACAAAGAGAAAGAGAAATCCATTATAAACAAGAAGAGCAAATCCTTGAAGCGCTCCAATCATTTGGCATACACATTGAACATGTTGAAATTTACAGCTTGGATCAAGGGAATGTGGATATTGATATGACCATTCCATATTGCCGTGGGCATGGGGAATGCGAAAAACTCATTGCCCCAATGCTTTCGGACATTCTTGGAGAAACGATCATCGTGGAAGCTGAAGAATGTTCAACATTTCCGAACGGATTTTGCCATGTGACGTTTCGGTCAGCGAAAGCTTACACAGTGGAAACAGGGGTAGCCCATGCTGCAAAGGATGGAGGGCTTGTTTCAGGAGACAGCTATTCGACGATTGAATTAGGGTATGGCAAGTATGCGATTGCAATCAGCGACGGAATGGGCAACGGAGAACGGGCGCATTATGAGAGTAAAGAAACACTCCAATTGCTGCAAAAGATTCTTCAATCAGGCATCGAAGAAAAAGTGGCAATTAAATCCGTTAATTCTGTTTTATCACTCAGAACAACGGATGAAATATTTTCTACTCTTGACTTAGCAATGATCGATTTGCAAAATGCTTCCGCAAAGTTTTTAAAAATTGGTTCAACTCCAAGTTTTATAAAAAGAGGAAGCAAGATCGTAAAAATCTATTCAAGCAATTTGCCAATAGGAATTTTACAGGACTTTGAAGTCGATGTTGTTAGTGAACAACTTAAAGCAGGAGATCTTTTGGTTATGATGAGCGACGGAGTATTTGAAGGCCCTAAACATGTTGAAAACTATGATTTATGGATGAAACGAAAACTGCAAGAATTGCAGACAGACGACCCTCAGCAAATCGCTGACTTAATCTTGGAAGAAGTCATTCGTTCGAGAGCAGGCAATATTGAAGACGATATGACCGTAGTTGTAGCAAAAATAAAGCATAACAATCCGAAGTGGGCTACCATTCCGGTTCAAGGATATAAGAAAAGAGCTTAA